gcgccgggttcggcccgTGTCTGCCGGCGCCAAATTCAGCCCTAACCGGCGAAAAGTGAATTTCTGAGGGCGCGACAAGCCGATTTTCCGGCGCTGGTGATGCAAAAAGGCCCTGAAAGGGCTTGCTAGGGACGCGGCGGCGTTGTGTCAAACCTGTCCTTGTTCTGCCTTTGTGGTCTGTGCCGACGGGAGAGAGCTACGGCACCTCTGTCCTTGCCTCGATCACTACCTGGCATGGCATGGCCTGGCCTAGCTACGATCTGAGCTTGACAACAGCTAGCGCGAGTAGATTTGGACATTTGGAGTGCCGTAGATGGAGAATTCGCTGTCGCTTTATTTATGCCATCATAAGGACAATTGATCATAAGCTTGCTGTTTACTTACCACACCTGGTACTGCTGAAACTAGCTAGTAGGCTGCATCAATTTTTGGTTGCGACTGCATTGCACGTCCTCACTTTATGCGAGTCACCCCGCCTGTGATCAATCATTAATATGTGAGGTGAAGGCACAATTAATGGTGGAAATCTCACTAGCCATAACGCCCATATGAACCATTGTTTACGCCGAATCATGGGTACTCTCTTCGACGTAATAGCAACTCTAGCATGGACGCggagtttctgcacccgagctcaaatgagctcgggtgaacagtaaaatcaaaactaaatcaaaaaaatccaaatttttttagaagaaacattgacaaaagttctaagtgcttgcaaaaattcgtcatgaaattaCATTCCtagaaggcatggcaaaaaaaaaaaaacagtacTATGAAAAggctactttcaaaagcattttgaagcactgaatttgtttttttgccacgccttacaggaatgtgatttcatgatgaatttttgcaggcacttagaacttttgtcaatgtttctcttaaaaaaattagaattttttgaatttttttcgattttttttcggttttactgttcaccgagctcaaatgagctcgggagcagaaaggcaCTTTCGCTCTAGCATACTCATTTCCAAAAGGGCTCCCTCTAAAACCATTTTAAGGTTTGTAGCTCGGTGCTTTCTTAGGTTCCCTAAAATTGCAGTCTCTGTATTTTCTTTTCTacttctcttgtgcatgcacacgcttTTTTCGTGTTTCAACATCACACAACTCAACAACATTTCAAACCcataatttttatttttaaagTCGAACATAACATCCGTGTTTACCGGGATGATGTGGACAGCGGTTGGAGAGGCTTTTGGCAAGCGAGACTGGACGCCGAGCCAGCAAGATTCCCTTGGGGCTTGGCTATGCAGCAAGCGTGGAGATACCTCTCTCGGCACCAAGGACCTGCATACCATATTGCTTCTAGTATTGTGGGAGCTATGGAAGCATCGTAATGCCGTCGTGTTCGACGGCACTTCGCCCCCTCGATCGAGAGGCTCATCGCCAAGGTGGGGTCAGAGACTAAGGTGTGGGCTTCAGCAGGGCTGCTCAAAGGGGAGTTGAACGGTTTTCTAGGTGGTTTGCATAGGTAGGCTAGACGGGAGGAGTAGAGTCTATTCATGTACATGGAGTGTGTACGGGAGTAACGGCTGTACGGAGATGTATGTGTAAACGGGTGGTGGAGGcattctttgcctttcttctttaataTTCGTGCATATTCGACAGAAAAAAGTCAGACATAACATTGTAGTGTCCAAGTGCATGAACAAAACATGATAATCATCACCCGAAAGCTCGATGTGGTAAAACTTAAGTATACTTCTTTAAAGAGTTTAGATTGTGGAAGCGCAAGCCCGCACTTGAAGAACTTGATCATGACCACAATCCACACCTCTTGGGGTGGGGTGGCTTGACCCTACATTGACTTGCACCGCGTCATGTGAAAGGGCAACAAGAACCGTTGTTACATCGGCAGTTGCAAATTGGCCGCACCGCACAAGCTCTTCTTCCAGTCCGATGATGATGCCTCCGCCTTGGACTGCTCGGATATCCTGAAGAACTCTACTGCAAAGCACCAAAATGGCAAAAATGGCTGAGGTCCGGGCTCCATTTATTATAGACCCCTCACGCCTTGAAGGGTCACATCGACGACGGTCGGCCCAATCACCGTCGCAACCTGTTATTTCCGCATGGTTGATAATATGGGTGCGTGATTGAAAGTAGGAATTCCCACATCGTTCGATTACCTCTGATGCTTGGGGTCCATCGATAATGACCTTTAGGTTAGCTAAGGTGTGTATGTTTTGTCAACACCACCCACAATGACAGTGGTTGGCCATCCAAATATTTTGGATAGCCTGCCAATTTGTGAGTCCATTACCCCCTAGGAGTGTGGGATGTTTCACATTCTGGACTAGGAATATCTTACTCAGAGCACGGTGTCGCCTCAAGTAAGCTCTCAACGACTTAAAAGGGCCCCGTGAGCCTGACTAAATTGCCCAACTGCTTCTAGAAACCTGACCAAGGATATCTTCTCGGGAGGATCTGAAAGGTGGCGGACTAAAGGTCTACATTTGATTTCATTTCCAATGGTCACAAACCTAATTTCGCGTAATGGCGAGGGGCTTGTGGGTGTGTAGTGCATTAGTACTCCAAAGTTATACCATCTGGGTAAGGATGGATCGTATCAAACTATTGGTGCATATGTTCCCCGAGGCTTGCATTTGGAGGAGATGAGGACATCCGCGATGATTCCAGgagcatgatcaaatcatattgcaTTGCACGAGAGATCGATGACTTACCGACGAATAAAATGCCTCTACATGAGTACCCAAGGTCCCATGCCAAAGACTCGAGCCATTTGTGAAGACTTAACACCTCGAAACCTAGCTTGTAGGTCCAATCTAGATATTGTACTCCTCTCTCATATCAATACATGAATAATAGGATGTAGTTCCATCACCCatcggggaagggggaggggggggggggggggggggcttaaccTGCGCAaacttgtgtcttcatagtctccAATGAGCTCCCCTGGGCTCcaacctccctctccctctccctccccctgtGGATACTTCTACGTGACTCGCTATAAGTAAGCCCACCCCAAGAAGTGCTCTCTCCTTCACCCTAGAGCCTTCGGTATCATAGCCAAAACAACGATAATATAATATACGGTAGTAAGATCGGTGGTACATTCATCGTCGACACGATGCATGCTTACAAAGGTTTTGCGACAAGGATCAAAGGGTACTGAAGAGCAGGTGCGAAGCCGTTGGACTCAACGACCTCAAATGACTCCGGGTCCTGGCCCTCAGGCAACATCCAATCGAAATGGTACATCATGTTAGCTAGTGTGAGCTCCGCCAGCCGCATCCCAAAGGCGATACCGGGGcatcccctcctccccgcgccgaACGGTATGAACCGGGGGTCCTTGCCACTGTAGTCCATGGCCCTGTCCATGAACCTCTCTGACCGGAACTCATCGGCGTCCTCCCATGACTCGCTGTCCCTTCCGATCGCCCATGCGTTGATCATGATCCGGGTCTTGGCTGGGATATCGTAGCCGTGCAGCCGGGTGTTCTGAATCGACTCGTGCGGGAAGAGGGGTATGGGCGGATGTAGCCGTAGTGCCTCTTTCATGGCAGCGTGGAGGAGGCTCATTGTCTCCAGCTCCTCCTCAAGGACTCCTCCCTGCGTACCGGCAGCAACTTGTCTCACCTCTGCTTGCACCTTTTCCATTTCTCTTGGGTTCTTAACAAGCTCGGCCATCGTCCATTCTATCGCCTTATAGATCGTGTCCGTGCCTCCTATGAACATGTCCTGCAATGTGAAGAATGATCGACCGTGTTTAACACGTGAGCTATTGCTACTGGTGCTAGGTTACAGTAGTAGCAGACTAGTATAGGCCGCGTGGTTCTTGATCGAATTACCAAGATGAGCGCCTTGACATCAGTCCGGTCCAGCCTAAACCCCTGATCGCCATCCTTGAAGATCGAGAGCAAGCCGTCCAGGAGGTCatgcacctcctcaccgtcgtttcCTCGGCTCCCCTCGTGCTCCGCGAGCGTCTTCTCGATGACCCTGTCGAGCTCAGCCGCCGTCCGACTGATCCTCGCGTCGAGCCCCGTCGCCCAGTCCACCCACCGGAGCCGCGGGAACACGTCGCTAACGGCGATGGTCCCGAGCAGCTCGGTGAGCTCCTTCATCATGTGGCGGACCACCCCTGGGTCGACGCCGCCGAGCCTGTTCCCGAACGCCGCCTTGGAGATGACGGTGTTGGTGAGGCTGATGACGAGCTCGGTCACGTTGACTGCTCCCTCCCGTGCGCCGGCGCGGATCCGTTCCACGAATCCCATGACCTCCTGCTGCCGGAGGGAGCGGAAGGAGTCGACCTGCTTCGCGCTGAGGAGGTGCAGCACGGCGATGCGGCGGAGctggcgccaccgctcgccgtagGGGCTGAAGGCCATGTCACGGCAGCCGTAGAGCGTGCCGCGGGCCGTGCGCGGCTGCGGCCGGCTGCAGAAGGCGTGGTCCTGGGTTTTGAGCACGGCCTCGGCCAGGGACGGGGAGGAGACCACGACGGCGGGCACGGAgccgaggcggaggaggaagagcgGGCCGTAGCTCCGCGCGAGGGCTTGCAGCCTCCGGTGGTGGCGGCCCCGGCCGAGCTGGTGCAGGTTGCCGATGACGGGCAGCGCCGGAGGCGAAGGTGGCGGTGACCCGCGTGCGCCATCCTTGCGGCTTCTAGCAACGAGGAAGATGCAAGAGGCTACGAAGGCGAGGCAGAGGACTGCTAGGGTAGAATCGAGCTGAAGAGAAGCCATGAGCGCCATCATCTTGAAGTTGGAGCACGTGTGTGGGATAGCCACGTAGAAGATCGAGCTGAACTTAAGGCGTACGTGCGTACCGTTGGCTAGTGTGTGTACGGATTGGGTAGGATAGGGAGGGGTCCGCGGAAGGGAAGGATTGCCTGATGGATCGATAGATACGGTTGAAGAACGACCGGGCCGGCACGGTGGCGAGAGTAAGGAGCGAGCGGTGTGGCACGCAGAGTCGCGCACGGAAGCGAGCGCGAGGATGGCGACGGACAGAAACCCTGCCGGCAGGCGGCAGCTCGGATCGGACGAACCACAGATATGGGCGTGTGGTGGTGGTATGGTTTGGGTATTCAGCGATGGTTGTTGCACGGCCGTGAAACATGTGCTCTCCATCGATTCGCACGGCACACGTACCGCGTATGCACAGCaacgtcgccgtcgtcgtcgtcctccgtcCCGGTCTCAATGCAGTGGAGCGATGCCGACCGGGGAAGAGGCGtcaggtttttttttctttttgatgaGGAAAAAAAAGGGCCAAGAGAAGGTGAGCCACGCAGCGCAGGCGCATGCATGCAACGCAGATTTTTTTTAAGGACGTCGATAAGTGCCACATGTGTGTGCGTTAGAGGGTTTGCCCACACATTTTATGTGGTGTGTAAGAGGAGCAAAACAAGTAATGCTCACACATCTTTTTTTTcctcccgatccctctcacacgcgtgcgtgtgggcgaaatagataacgcccacatgccccatacgtcaggcctcgtacctcgtggtcccgcacgccccgcgtACAGTCACCGCGCGTCCCACGGTTgtcatggtccagaccctcgtccatatTCGTttagctgcagttgccatgtcgctgaacttcggttgccatgtcgggcaactacagttgccatggttgctcaactgcagttgccatgtatggtttggtctactgcagttgccatgatttcaaactttaggagttgccacccactaacactaggcagttgccatgtagcactacaaaaaggcatggcaaaaaaacatgttcgggtaaaagagagagttgccatgttctcgcaagcatgctagggcagttgccacgtaaaagaaagagttgccatctgcttacgtgtacactagggcagttgccatgtatcatgcaaaaacacatggcaactcgggtaaaggggaattgccatctgcttacaaagcaaagctagggcagttgccatgtaccctgcagaaacacatggcaactgccagCTTTGGGTGTGGGTGAGGAGACAGGCGTGTGGGCGaagtgataaacgcccacacaccaaccCCCTCTGCGTTcgtgaaaactggtgtgtgggcgaattgctaaacgcccacacaccagcctccCATGTGGTGAAAAAGGACGTGTGGGCGACCGAATGAAAAATACCCACACACCAGCTTAGTCCTACGTGACACATAAAAACTGCTAGAACGCGCTAAGATTCGTGCAGAATTGGTTGGACGAGgatccatgcgtgtgggcgagttgTCAGATGCCGACACGTATGGGCATTAGTGTTTTTGTTTTTTAAGGTAAACTATGGATTTTATTAAAGGTTCACCATGTCCGGAATACGAGCATTGTCTGATAAAACCCCAAGCCACACATGGCGGCCCACCGCGAAAGACGCAGCTCCTTTGACTAGCAAATGGGCCTCAAAATTATTATATCTACTCTCAAAACGGAAATCAacagaagaaaaattattgctacTAGTTTGAATTTCTCTAAGAATAGGCGCATAGGATGGAAAGCTTGCCGATTTCATATTGGAAATCACTTCTGCACAATCTGAAGCGACGGCAAGATCTTAAAGATTCAAGCCCCGAGCTAGGGCCAGTGCTTCGCTGCATGCAAGTGCCTCCACAGACGTCGGATCGGTCAGGCCATCAAAAACCGTAGCTGAAGCACCCAAAAATTTCCCAAGTTTGTCTCGGCAAACCACTCCTGCTGCCCCCTTGTCCCCCAACGTTGACAAGCCACCATCACAATTAAATTTTGCCGCCTCACCCGGGGGTGGTAGCCAAACTTTAGCTATCGACCGGGTCGCTCGAACTTCATTGGCCTTGGGTCTGTGCGCGCTGGCTATATCTAACTCCTCCAGAAACCTCCTTATGAAACTCATGGTGGAAAGAGGACTCTGATATTCATTCTCATGTATAGCTTTCCTCCTGGGTCCGAGCGGCACATGGTGGGGTGGGCCGGCCATTATGCTGTTTGATGCTAGGTTTGGGTGTAGCGTACGTACGGTTTTGTTGGTCCCTTTTACcttttatattatttatttattttacttttctaaaaaatattttaaatacaTATGTTTGAAAATATTTTACTAATTTGATAAAAATGTTTACCTGGTATTTTAAAATGTTCATCCTATAATAAAAAAAGTCCATCGTATTTAGAAAGGTCATCGTGCTTTTTAAAAATGTTCTCGCATATTAAAAGTTTGTTAAAATTGGATTCAAAATGTTTATCTTGTATTACAAATCATTAACTGTGTAGTTAAAAAGGTGTTTTTTCATCGAAAAAGTTTTCATGTAATTTTTAAAAAGGGTTAACATGTTTTACTAAAGTTTAGTGCATTTTGAAAAGTGCTTGCATATTAAAAAAATGTGGGCATttttaaaatagaaaaaaaataagcaAAGATAACAGACAAAGAAAAGGCACATAAATAGGAAAAATGAGCAGAAAACGCGAAAAATAAAAagataataataaaaaataaaaagaaagaaatattgaAAACCAGCAAAAAAACAAACACAAGCCAACACAAAAAACTGCACGAGAGAAACCCAAGTTAGAAAAATCAGAAACACCAAACTAAACTGGGCCGTGACGCGGATAGAGTGACCCTTTagacgaaatcactaattgaggagtactccttgCAAAGATCACTCCTGTCTCGCCAGGTTATGACAAGTGGCGCGTTGCATgggcgtcacttgtcgcaacctgaaagttttccctttttcgtagATTGGTTTAtgcaaaacgttttatctcttaaaccgtgcatccaaatctcgaaccgttttcattgttggattcctcgcatcaagatcttcaaaactagacctcatgttgataggttttgaaaaactttttttcaAGCAAATAAACCAGGATGAAAAAActaaaccgggagcacggttttttccctttccgaaagatgcacgaccgtgcctctcgtgaaatcccaacagtgcctcttgcggaagaaaaagaaaacaaaaaatgcgtGTTTTTTGCGTTTCCGAGAGGCTGGTTGCCTTtcgcaaaagcaaaaccgtgcctctcgcggaaggaaaaaaacagaaaacgtgtttttttttgtttttgagagTCATGGTCGTGCTCTCACGAAAGCAAAAACGTGCCTAAAAAATGCAAGCAAAACCGTGCCTTTggcggaagaaaaaaaatagagaatgcgtttttttttcgttttcgagagtcatggtcgtgcctctcgcaaaagcaaaaccgtgtctctcgcggaagcaaaactgtgcatCTGGCGGAAGTTTTCGTTTTCGAGAGacatggtcgtgcctctcgcgaaagaaaagcGTGCCTCTCCTAGAagcaaaccgtgcctctcgcaggaaaaagaaaaagaaaacgcgtttttcaCGTAATTTTTTTCCAATATTTtttccaaaagctaaggaagaccggtgaaaaacagaaacgtcaaaaaaaaacaaaaaaaagcgtTAAAAAAACCGAAAACGCGTGCAAAAAAACAAAACAGGAAGGGAGTGCccaaagcgcgacacgtggcgggatggctgagagcgcgccaagtggcacttttttttagaaaaggaggatgacccccggcctctgcatctgggatatgcatacggccattttattgattattctcaaggaccttacaaagtagtacaacaatatgcctcaatccgccatcttggcaacatctgccgctactccaatccatatgatgaaggggtgcaagctgggccaaaTACGCAGACcgctcacctaagcctaacatctaaagccggaggccccaaccgagccacataccgggtccggggcacaaaccggtctgacgcactcacatgtgttgtcgccgccatcttccactagcccatcttcagagcagattgaggtgccaaccttggtaggtgcctccgccatcgatgccaccttgacgccaaacgacgacctccacctacatcagtccatctccaagcaacggacgcagatccatgctaggatagggccgcaccaccgccgtcgcccaccacccacaagcgccacccaaccccaaggttcccaaaccggcgccttcaagaagggaacggcgccgtgagcgccgtcgccgcccaacaaaattagggctttcgcccgggagacctaggggaaggggaagtgaggggatcagtccataccgacgcctccaaggaggggaacggcgccctcaggcgtcgccgtcgACGCGGCCGGCGATGGCCGACCAGGGATTTCTCCCGAACTAGATCCCCGCCACCAGCAGCGCCTCCTGTACAGAACCGGCGACCCAAGGAAGCGCGGCCCGACGAGGTTGGCCCGCACGCCaaacaggggaggaggggaggcgccagatCGCGCGCACCGGCCACCTCAGAAaccgccgccggccgccaacgaccaccggatccCGCCGCTCGCGCGGCCGGGACGCCAGATCCACCGCCCGCACGGCTGCTAGCCGGCCGTGCCTTGCCAATAAAGTCGCCGCTCCAGATCGGGGTTCCCCACGGGGCAGGGCAACTGAGGCCCCGCCAccaccatccttggcgccccgggcttgcccggcggctgcctcaggcggcggcgaggaagggaagaggaggaggggcgaCTAAGGGCGGCCAAGTGGCACTGATCGTTGTGAAACTCCCGAAGGAGCACTGGTCGACTAGTTTGCTCTCCCCTTTAGACTTTTCTCCAGCACGATTAAAAAGGAAGATTAACGAATGTAATGGATGGATCCGGTTGGGTACAGTGATGACGGTGTCGTATATACAGGTTACACAGATGTGGAGTAGAAGTTCAACAGCGTACAATTCATCACGGAGCAGACAGAACAAAGCAGACGACCTTCCTTCTTGAGATAGAACAAACGAGTTGGGGCTCGCAGCATGCATTGTGGATAGGGACAGCGGTCGGCGAGCAAGCAGCCGAACGTGCGGCACACTCACTGGACCCCTTCCAGAACGGCCGACGTAGTGGGCGCGGCGCCGGAGCACGACGGTGCGTGCAGGTGCAGCGATCAACAGCGGCAGCCAAAGCAAGGGATCCAGCAACAGCAAGACGCCCAGAGGCCACATCCACACTGACAATAGTCCACAAGCCGCTCGTGACTGAGGAAGGAAATGCGACCTTTTCTTCTTTGCCACTACGTCTCCAAACCACATATACTTCCGGCCCGTTCGAGCAGGAGCATCAGCAGCTCATAGCTCGGCTAGCCTCATGCCCGTGGTCGGCCATGCGTGCGTGTAGCAGTAGTAGCTGCAGTACAGGCCGCACGGCTGGTGCAGCACGCGCGCTTGCCGGCGCCCACCCGACATCGCCGCCTGCTCGTCACGCCCGCCGCGGTCGCCTTTGGCAGCCATGGCTTTTCGTTTTCGGCTAGGGTGGTGCACCCGCAGCGTCGCGCCTGATGCCGTTGCAAAAGGCACGCGGGAGATGGCAAAGCTTGGAAAGCGGCTTCGACTTTTGGAGGCTGATGGAAAGCGTCCGAGCTGAACTGAGGTTTGAAAACCGGCAAAGAGCATGCAACGTGAAATTTTGAACCGGGGTTCAAACGGGCCAACtgaaaagaaaagaagagaatTATTCAGTTCGTTAGAAAAGCTCAGCCGGTTTTCACCGTCGACCGGCCTGAGTACCAACACCAGTACATTTCCGCCGAAAAGAGAACCATCGCCGAGGTCGTCATCGTCGGCTATAGCTCCACCCCAAACGCTCATCCCGGCAGCAACACGAAGCCCACATGGGTGTAGCATGGAATGTGAATTGATTGAATTTCAAAGCGAAGTAAGGTGCGCGAGGAGCAATAATTGCCAGAATTTTGTCGAGTAGTCCGTATGTCCGATCACTTTCTTGACTTATGAGTTTTGGACTTTGTGCTACGATGTGCCATGAGAGTGATTTATACTGTTCTTGCCTCGCTACCTGGCATGGCCTGGCCTAGCTACGATCTGAGCTTGACAACAGCTAGCGCGAGTGGATTTGGACATTTCGGCTAGTGTACATGGAGAATTCACTGGTGCTTCATGCCATTATTAAGGACAATTGATCAAATCCTTCTGTTTATATACTGGTGCACTATGCATGGTACTGCTGAAGCTAGCCAGTAGGCTGCATGAATTATGGGCTGCGACTGCACTGCACCGCACGTCCTCACGTTATGTGAGTCACCCAGTGCGTGATCAAAGGTTAAGATGTGTGCTCAGCGCAATTAATGGTGGAAAAGCTCAAAAGTCAGGCATAGTGTCGGTTTATAGGATTCTACTGTTGCCGATATGTCGGTTTATATTTCATGTTTTTTGTCAGACTTTTGGATTTGGCTacgtgcatcttagttatgcaaagCCCGGGTATTACTCATAATATTTTGTATCTCCTTAATGCTACATTCTGAGATAATAAAATCGTCCTTTATCGAAAAAGTAAGTAACATGATAACATAAACTATGATGTGTCATTGGCACCAGGGACAGCGCTAGGAGTTAGAACAAGTGATGCCAAAGCTATATTCATGTGCTTACAAGCAGACAAACTTCACCTAAACACTAGTGTATTAGCGCAGTTAAGAATTAACATCCAAATCATGTGATTCCACTTGACATCACAGTCTCACGGACACAATGTGGCACCACAACTGTTTGGCACTCTCTTCTACTGTACCTCCGGCTGGGAGTCATGGGGTAGGTTACAAGTATAGCCCGTGACACatccttttttgttttgtttttttagaatAACAATACTTCATTGATTACTGAATATCACAACAAAGTTCGTCCCTGATACAATCCGGAATCACACCAAGATAGAAACGATTAACAACATGCTCACAACTACGAGGTAGTTTTTGTGCCACTACATTCATACCAAGCCTGGCATGTAAGAAAGAACATTGAGTAAACCCAGACGCAAGAGACTTGATGTCCGAGACAACAATACCAACACTTGGTCGATCTTGAACTGAAGATTTGATCTTGTTCACCGTGGAGAGGCAATCAGATGCCAAAACAATTGTCATAAAGCCTTCAGGTCGACAAACCTCGAGAGCATGCCGAATGGCAAGCTCCTCAGCCAACTCAGGTTCGGAAAAACAATGAAGCTGCTCATTGCAAGCAAACACGCACTCACCAAGATGGTTCCTAGCCACACAGCTCGTGACACATCCGTTGTGGTGCTTCCAGATGCAGCTGATGGTATTGTAACCAATGGTGGCCAACATCCAAGACGAGGCATGGCTCTAGGCTCAAGCCGGCGCCAAAGAGTTAGATAGATTGCTCGTTGTGAGGTTATCTTAGTGTCGCTGGAGGGCTGAACAACCCTTGTCTGCTATGCTCTACGCTCGCTATATGGCGGCTCATGTACGTGGTTGTTGACGCTTAAAAGTGACGTGATTATAAAGAGTAGCTTGaaaagctatgtcaagattaattcaaacttattattgaaagtcaccatgggatggctctcttcgagaagatTAAGATGGATATGAAGATTGTCTAAAACGGagttcggatgcaaaagttatgacaagttcagagatgctcattttgacaccagattaaagaatggcttgAAACCTAATTAAAACGGACCTGGATGGGAAAAGttccaacatgaaagttgtgcgtctcgtcgaagcGGATGATTATGATATAAAAAAGTCTCAATCGGAGtgcgtatgcaaaagttagaaccGAAAATGCGCGGCTGTAtcaggatggccggacactccggggaTAATCATCCGGGTTTTGGGTTTCTCCaaggatggccggacactccgggatGTTCGTCCGGGTTTTGGATTTCTCTGCTGCAG
This DNA window, taken from Triticum aestivum cultivar Chinese Spring chromosome 1D, IWGSC CS RefSeq v2.1, whole genome shotgun sequence, encodes the following:
- the LOC123169552 gene encoding cytochrome P450 71A1 — protein: MASLQLDSTLAVLCLAFVASCIFLVARSRKDGARGSPPPSPPALPVIGNLHQLGRGRHHRRLQALARSYGPLFLLRLGSVPAVVVSSPSLAEAVLKTQDHAFCSRPQPRTARGTLYGCRDMAFSPYGERWRQLRRIAVLHLLSAKQVDSFRSLRQQEVMGFVERIRAGAREGAVNVTELVISLTNTVISKAAFGNRLGGVDPGVVRHMMKELTELLGTIAVSDVFPRLRWVDWATGLDARISRTAAELDRVIEKTLAEHEGSRGNDGEEVHDLLDGLLSIFKDGDQGFRLDRTDVKALILDMFIGGTDTIYKAIEWTMAELVKNPREMEKVQAEVRQVAAGTQGGVLEEELETMSLLHAAMKEALRLHPPIPLFPHESIQNTRLHGYDIPAKTRIMINAWAIGRDSESWEDADEFRSERFMDRAMDYSGKDPRFIPFGAGRRGCPGIAFGMRLAELTLANMMYHFDWMLPEGQDPESFEVVESNGFAPALQYPLILVAKPL